The Allocatelliglobosispora scoriae genome contains a region encoding:
- a CDS encoding ABC transporter substrate-binding protein gives MSIRKSARLLAVTAVVGLLAACATTDGTSAANADSSARTAGSALNAEGTPADGGTLNLSMSADPLCLDPHAISSDVEQIFGRILTDNLVYLDKDGNPSPWLAEKWEISPDGKTYTFHLRTGVTFSDGAVFDAQAVVTNFEHMLDPDTRSPLAGPYIAPYVDSKIIDAQTLEVHLQQPYSPFLDVLAQGWLGLLSPKAIKESTPAQLCEKPVGSGPFVLTGYTKTQGATFVKRQGYTWAPPLLGATGQPHLDGINVSWVGQDAVRFNSLTSGQYQATGYVPAQNAAAVKASTGLVYSNVNRIGLPYTIEFNTTRAPFDDIKVRQAFVAAVNREAVVKTVGFGERQLATSFVDRVTKYYDPTVTLPGFDVKRANELLDQAGWTAKDAEGYRTKGGKQLIVQWPVGQTATISPIFDLIQAQVKAVGIKVNIELIPSAQLTTRRYDGDYDLSAGVWHTNTPDVLYIKYATFSIPNKARLGQNTSHLSDPQLDGWLDQARQTTDKVQLADLYGKVQHRLAELTPGFPVYDNSVLWAFSSKLHNVVVDTSHGTPYFAYAWLEK, from the coding sequence GTGTCCATCCGCAAGTCTGCGCGCCTGCTCGCCGTCACCGCCGTGGTCGGCCTGCTCGCGGCGTGCGCCACCACAGACGGGACCAGCGCGGCCAACGCCGACTCCAGTGCCCGCACCGCCGGCTCCGCCCTCAACGCCGAAGGAACGCCGGCCGACGGCGGCACCCTCAACCTGTCGATGTCGGCAGACCCGCTCTGCCTCGACCCGCACGCGATCTCCTCCGATGTGGAGCAGATCTTCGGGCGCATCCTCACCGACAACCTCGTCTACCTCGACAAGGACGGCAACCCGTCGCCGTGGCTCGCCGAGAAGTGGGAGATCTCGCCGGACGGCAAGACCTACACCTTCCACCTGCGCACGGGCGTCACCTTCAGCGACGGCGCGGTCTTCGACGCGCAGGCGGTCGTCACCAACTTCGAGCACATGCTCGATCCGGACACCCGCTCGCCGCTCGCCGGGCCCTACATCGCGCCCTATGTGGACAGTAAGATCATCGACGCGCAGACGCTGGAGGTGCACCTCCAGCAGCCCTACTCGCCGTTCCTCGACGTGCTCGCCCAGGGCTGGCTCGGCCTGCTCTCGCCCAAGGCGATCAAGGAGAGCACCCCGGCGCAGCTCTGCGAGAAGCCGGTGGGCTCCGGTCCGTTCGTGCTGACCGGATACACCAAGACGCAGGGCGCCACCTTCGTCAAGCGGCAGGGCTACACGTGGGCGCCGCCGCTGCTCGGCGCCACCGGCCAGCCGCACCTCGACGGGATCAACGTCTCCTGGGTCGGCCAGGACGCCGTCCGGTTCAACTCGCTGACCAGCGGGCAGTACCAGGCGACCGGCTACGTCCCGGCGCAGAACGCCGCCGCGGTGAAGGCGAGCACCGGGCTCGTCTACTCCAACGTCAACCGGATCGGCCTGCCCTACACGATCGAGTTCAACACGACGCGGGCGCCGTTCGATGACATCAAGGTGCGGCAGGCCTTCGTCGCCGCGGTCAACCGCGAGGCGGTCGTGAAGACGGTCGGCTTCGGTGAGCGGCAGCTCGCGACGAGCTTCGTCGACCGGGTCACCAAATACTACGACCCGACGGTCACCCTGCCGGGCTTCGACGTCAAGCGCGCCAACGAGCTGCTCGACCAGGCCGGCTGGACCGCCAAGGACGCCGAGGGCTACCGGACCAAGGGCGGCAAGCAGCTCATCGTGCAGTGGCCGGTCGGACAGACCGCGACGATCAGCCCGATCTTCGACCTCATCCAGGCGCAGGTGAAGGCCGTCGGCATCAAGGTCAACATCGAGCTCATCCCGAGTGCGCAGCTCACCACCCGCCGCTACGACGGCGACTACGACCTCTCCGCCGGCGTCTGGCACACGAACACGCCCGACGTGCTCTACATCAAGTACGCCACGTTCAGCATCCCGAACAAGGCGCGGCTGGGCCAGAACACGTCCCACCTGAGCGATCCTCAGCTCGACGGCTGGCTCGACCAGGCCCGGCAGACCACCGACAAGGTGCAGCTGGCGGACCTCTACGGCAAGGTGCAGCACCGGCTCGCGGAGTTGACGCCCGGATTCCCGGTCTACGACAACTCGGTGCTGTGGGCGTTCAGCTCGAAGCTGCACAACGTCGTCGTGGACACCTCCCACGGCACGCCGTACTTCGCCTACGCCTGGCTGGAGAAGTAG
- a CDS encoding SfnB family sulfur acquisition oxidoreductase: MAPPANPDAPHAYVIRDDAEALAVAAGLAAEFAVDAAERDATRRLPRAELDRLSDSGLLAITVPAEHGGADVSAATIAEVFRLLAAADPNIAQIPHSHFVYVNVLRHQGDPEQRKFFFGEILAGKRIGNAQSEIGTKNLMDYRTRLTPVEGGGYLVNGTKYYATGALFAHWIAILARGEDDKLYVAYAPADDPGITVVDDWAGMGQRTTASGTVHLLDVAVPDDRVVPQHRTFDGPQLYGAFAQVLHAAIDVGIAEGALDEAAHFVRTKTRPWFEAGVETAVEDPLLVQRFGELSLELRAAHALLTTAAREIDTAAAALDDDSAGRASLAVAAAKAYSDRAANSLAGALFEVAGTRSSLDTFNLHRHWRNARTHTLHDPVRWKVQHLGRAALTGTLPPRHGLL, translated from the coding sequence ATGGCACCACCAGCAAACCCTGATGCACCGCACGCGTACGTGATCCGCGACGACGCCGAGGCCCTCGCCGTCGCGGCCGGGCTCGCCGCCGAGTTCGCCGTCGACGCGGCCGAGCGCGACGCCACCCGGCGCCTGCCCCGGGCCGAGCTCGACCGGCTCAGCGACAGCGGCCTGCTCGCGATCACCGTCCCCGCCGAACACGGCGGCGCCGATGTCAGCGCGGCCACGATCGCGGAGGTGTTCCGGCTGCTCGCCGCCGCCGACCCCAACATCGCGCAGATCCCGCACAGCCACTTCGTCTACGTCAACGTGCTACGCCACCAGGGCGACCCCGAGCAGCGCAAGTTCTTCTTCGGCGAAATCCTCGCCGGCAAGCGCATCGGCAACGCCCAGTCCGAGATCGGCACCAAGAACCTGATGGACTACCGCACCCGGCTCACCCCGGTCGAGGGCGGCGGATACCTGGTCAACGGGACGAAGTACTACGCCACCGGCGCGCTGTTCGCGCACTGGATCGCGATCCTCGCCCGCGGAGAGGACGACAAGCTCTACGTCGCCTACGCCCCCGCCGACGACCCGGGCATCACCGTCGTCGACGACTGGGCCGGGATGGGGCAGCGCACCACCGCCAGCGGCACCGTCCACCTGCTCGACGTCGCCGTCCCGGACGACCGGGTGGTCCCCCAGCACCGCACCTTCGACGGTCCGCAGCTCTACGGCGCGTTCGCGCAGGTGCTGCACGCGGCGATCGACGTCGGGATCGCGGAGGGGGCGCTGGACGAGGCGGCGCACTTCGTGCGTACCAAGACGAGGCCCTGGTTTGAAGCCGGCGTCGAGACGGCCGTGGAGGATCCGCTGCTCGTGCAGCGCTTCGGCGAGCTGTCGCTGGAGCTGCGGGCGGCGCACGCGCTGCTAACCACCGCCGCGAGGGAGATCGACACGGCCGCCGCAGCGCTCGACGACGACTCGGCCGGGCGGGCGTCGCTCGCCGTGGCCGCCGCGAAGGCCTACTCCGACCGGGCCGCCAACTCCCTGGCCGGCGCGCTCTTCGAGGTCGCCGGGACCCGCTCCAGCCTCGACACCTTCAACCTGCACCGGCACTGGCGCAACGCGCGCACGCACACCCTGCACGACCCGGTCCGCTGGAAGGTCCAGCACCTCGGCCGGGCCGCACTCACCGGCACCCTGCCGCCCCGGCACGGGCTGCTCTGA
- a CDS encoding LLM class flavin-dependent oxidoreductase: MSIGMNILGLGGHSSAWRYAEVDPMSYIDIDYYRNIGRISERGTLDAIFLADGPALAGNPAGGPAGRLEPTLVLTAIALATERIGVIATASTSYNSPYNLARRIASLDHISGGRAAWNVVTTAGDAAARNFGLTGAPIHDDRYGRAEEFVEIAVKLWDSWEDDAIIADRERGVFADAAKVHSIDHVGTHFSVRGPMNIPRSPQGRPVLVQAGSSEQGKSLGARHADAIFTTQTTLEDGQAFYSEMRARAAAFGRDPDSIKIMPGLSTVIGSTEAEALARQAELDDIQGFESQLSQMAQRLQLDPKDLDVDSELPWHLIGEVGRVENGSHGFFEAQINLARREKLTVRQLSGRIRSGHRLVAGSPEQIADTLEEWFRKGAADGFNIMPDMFPSGAEIFVDHVVPELRRRGVFRTEYTGTTLRDHLGLSRPASQYA; this comes from the coding sequence ATGAGCATCGGCATGAACATCCTCGGCCTCGGCGGACACAGCTCCGCCTGGCGCTATGCCGAGGTCGACCCGATGTCCTATATAGACATCGACTACTACCGCAACATCGGCCGCATCTCCGAGCGCGGCACCCTCGACGCGATATTCCTCGCCGATGGTCCGGCACTCGCCGGCAACCCGGCGGGCGGTCCTGCCGGTCGGCTCGAACCGACCCTCGTGCTCACCGCGATCGCCCTGGCGACCGAGCGGATCGGCGTCATCGCGACCGCCTCGACCAGCTACAACTCGCCCTACAACCTGGCCCGGCGGATCGCGTCGCTGGACCACATCTCCGGCGGCCGGGCCGCCTGGAACGTCGTCACGACGGCCGGTGACGCGGCGGCCCGCAACTTCGGCCTCACCGGTGCGCCGATCCACGACGACCGCTACGGCCGCGCCGAGGAGTTCGTCGAGATCGCGGTGAAGCTCTGGGACTCCTGGGAGGACGACGCGATCATCGCCGACCGCGAGCGCGGCGTCTTCGCCGACGCCGCGAAGGTCCACTCCATAGATCATGTCGGTACGCACTTCTCGGTCCGCGGACCGATGAACATCCCCCGCTCCCCGCAGGGCCGCCCGGTGCTCGTCCAGGCGGGCTCATCCGAGCAGGGCAAATCGCTGGGCGCCCGCCACGCCGATGCGATCTTCACGACGCAGACCACGCTGGAGGACGGGCAGGCCTTCTACAGCGAGATGCGCGCCCGCGCCGCCGCCTTCGGCCGGGACCCCGACTCCATCAAGATCATGCCCGGCCTCTCGACCGTGATCGGCAGCACCGAGGCCGAGGCGCTGGCCCGGCAGGCTGAGCTCGACGACATCCAGGGCTTCGAATCCCAGCTCTCCCAGATGGCGCAGCGCCTGCAGCTCGACCCGAAGGACCTCGACGTCGACAGCGAGCTGCCGTGGCACCTCATCGGCGAGGTGGGCCGGGTGGAGAACGGCTCGCACGGCTTCTTCGAAGCGCAGATCAACCTGGCCCGCCGGGAGAAGCTCACGGTCCGCCAGCTCTCCGGCCGGATCCGCTCGGGTCACCGCCTGGTGGCGGGGTCTCCGGAGCAGATCGCGGACACGCTGGAGGAGTGGTTCCGCAAGGGAGCCGCCGACGGGTTCAACATCATGCCCGACATGTTCCCGTCAGGCGCGGAGATCTTCGTCGACCACGTCGTGCCGGAGCTGCGCAGACGCGGTGTCTTCCGGACGGAGTACACGGGCACCACGCTGCGCGACCACCTGGGTTTGAGCCGTCCCGCCAGCCAGTACGCGTAG
- a CDS encoding LLM class flavin-dependent oxidoreductase — protein MPKKIHVNLFEMNCVGHISHGLWVHPDNNRHRFNDIEFWTELAKLLEYGGFDAVFLADVIGAYDGFRGGPETALREAVQIPNNDPLLLIPAMAAVTRNLGFAATFSTTYEPPFAFARRMSTLDHLTKGRVAWNVVTSYLPNAARNFGLADEVEHDQRYAIADEYLDVLYKLWEGSWDDDAVIRDVANRVYTDPAKVRYINHVGKHYVVAGPHLSEPSRQRTPVIYQAGASDAGREFAAKHAEAVFVGGFTLDAVRANISDTKDRAERYGRQRDHIKFLAGAAVIVGKTDADVERKVEEFRRLRSVDGHLAHAGAGLDWTRYDPSERVGDIIERQDPGFQRLGRGFTPDQTVGEVLERIGGFNRGPFFVAGTPKVVADELEKWVDTGGIDGINLRQFLTPGTAEDFIELVVPELRKRGRYRESYDDGETLRERLFGAGQSRLPDVHPGARYRDPAALLV, from the coding sequence ATGCCCAAGAAGATCCACGTCAACCTCTTCGAGATGAACTGCGTCGGGCACATCTCCCACGGCCTGTGGGTGCACCCGGACAACAACCGGCACCGCTTCAACGACATCGAGTTCTGGACGGAGCTCGCCAAGCTGCTCGAGTACGGCGGCTTCGACGCGGTCTTCCTCGCCGACGTGATCGGCGCCTACGACGGGTTCCGGGGCGGGCCGGAGACGGCGCTGCGCGAAGCCGTGCAGATCCCCAACAACGACCCGCTGCTGCTCATCCCGGCGATGGCGGCGGTCACCCGCAACCTCGGGTTCGCCGCGACCTTCTCCACCACCTACGAGCCGCCGTTCGCGTTCGCCCGGCGGATGTCCACACTGGACCACCTCACCAAGGGCCGGGTCGCCTGGAACGTGGTCACCTCCTACCTGCCCAACGCCGCCCGCAACTTCGGGCTCGCCGACGAGGTCGAGCACGACCAGCGCTACGCCATCGCCGACGAGTACCTCGACGTGCTCTACAAGCTGTGGGAGGGCTCCTGGGACGACGACGCGGTGATCCGCGACGTGGCGAACCGGGTCTACACCGATCCGGCGAAGGTGCGCTACATCAACCACGTCGGCAAGCACTACGTCGTGGCCGGCCCGCACCTGAGCGAGCCGTCGCGGCAGCGTACCCCCGTGATCTATCAGGCGGGCGCGAGCGACGCGGGCCGGGAGTTCGCCGCGAAGCACGCGGAGGCGGTCTTCGTCGGGGGTTTCACCCTCGACGCGGTGCGCGCCAACATCTCCGACACCAAGGACCGGGCCGAGCGGTACGGGCGGCAGCGCGACCACATCAAGTTCCTCGCCGGTGCGGCCGTGATCGTCGGCAAGACCGACGCCGACGTGGAGCGCAAGGTCGAGGAGTTCCGGCGGCTGCGCAGCGTCGACGGTCACCTCGCCCACGCCGGGGCGGGTCTCGACTGGACCCGCTACGACCCGTCCGAACGGGTCGGCGACATCATCGAGCGGCAGGACCCTGGCTTCCAGCGGCTCGGCCGGGGCTTCACTCCGGACCAGACGGTCGGGGAGGTGCTGGAGCGGATCGGCGGCTTCAACCGGGGTCCGTTCTTCGTCGCGGGCACACCGAAGGTCGTCGCCGACGAACTGGAGAAGTGGGTCGACACCGGCGGCATCGACGGCATCAACCTGCGGCAGTTCCTCACGCCTGGAACGGCCGAGGACTTCATCGAGCTCGTGGTTCCGGAGCTGCGCAAACGGGGGCGGTACCGCGAGTCCTATGACGACGGAGAGACGCTGCGGGAGCGGCTCTTCGGTGCGGGGCAGTCGCGGCTGCCCGACGTACACCCCGGTGCGCGCTATCGCGACCCGGCCGCACTCCTCGTTTAG
- the ssuE gene encoding NADPH-dependent FMN reductase yields MPTILAISGSPSATSKTARVVRHVAGALPWEVRELAVRDLPADVLLGADPGHPAILSVASAIADADGVIVATPVYKAAYSGVLKALFDLLPQFALAGKVVLPLATGGTIAHVLAIDYALRPVLSSMGATHIVPGYFVHDKTIIETATGIELDPASQALLDVVIATFAAALPAPRVPA; encoded by the coding sequence ATGCCCACGATTCTCGCGATCTCCGGGTCGCCCTCGGCCACGTCGAAGACGGCGCGGGTGGTCCGGCACGTCGCCGGAGCACTGCCCTGGGAGGTACGCGAACTCGCCGTCCGGGATCTGCCCGCCGACGTGCTGCTCGGTGCCGATCCGGGGCACCCGGCGATCCTCTCCGTCGCATCGGCGATCGCCGATGCGGACGGGGTGATCGTCGCGACGCCGGTCTACAAGGCGGCCTACAGCGGCGTACTCAAGGCGTTGTTCGACCTTCTGCCGCAGTTCGCGCTGGCGGGCAAGGTCGTGCTGCCGCTCGCGACGGGCGGGACGATCGCGCACGTGCTCGCGATCGACTACGCGCTGCGGCCGGTGCTGAGCAGCATGGGCGCGACGCACATCGTGCCCGGGTACTTCGTCCACGACAAGACGATCATCGAGACCGCGACGGGGATCGAGCTGGACCCGGCGTCACAGGCCCTGCTCGACGTGGTGATCGCCACCTTCGCGGCAGCCCTCCCGGCACCGCGCGTCCCGGCCTAG
- a CDS encoding acyl-CoA dehydrogenase family protein: protein MRVVDLFERAARILPKVAAGAAERERLRVLPHEQIRQLANAQLFTFRIPRGHGGAGSTVREVIRFVIDLAAADSNIAQALRPDFSFIEGLRANGTDDERELWFGRFLGGAVVGNAGWEIGGANGAISARISRAGDHFTAKGSKYYSTGSLYADWVSATALDDDDQPVSFIVPRDREGLELVDDFDGMGQRLTASGTTNLHDMTVFAHEIRHRAISRDRRSPVTPFLQLYLGAVQAGIARNALADAVAFARERARPIRHSSAERSVDDPYVQLAVGEISARAFAAESVILAAASTIDEVWAADFDNDLLTTASVTVAQAQFLAAEAALRASELVFDVGGGSATAREHNLDRHWRNARTVANHNPRLWKAAVVGAYRLTGAEPPTSGLF from the coding sequence GTGCGAGTTGTTGATCTATTCGAACGAGCGGCGCGGATCCTGCCGAAGGTCGCGGCGGGTGCCGCCGAACGCGAGCGCCTGCGCGTCCTGCCGCATGAGCAGATCCGGCAGCTCGCGAATGCGCAGCTCTTCACCTTCCGCATCCCCCGCGGTCACGGCGGTGCCGGTTCCACCGTGCGCGAGGTGATCCGGTTCGTCATCGACCTCGCAGCTGCCGACTCCAACATCGCCCAGGCGCTGCGCCCCGACTTCTCCTTCATCGAAGGGCTGCGGGCCAACGGCACCGACGACGAGCGCGAGCTGTGGTTCGGACGGTTCCTCGGCGGCGCCGTCGTCGGCAACGCGGGCTGGGAGATCGGCGGCGCCAACGGTGCCATCAGTGCCCGGATCAGCCGCGCCGGCGACCACTTCACCGCCAAGGGCAGCAAGTACTACAGCACCGGCTCGCTCTACGCCGACTGGGTGAGCGCGACCGCCCTCGACGACGACGACCAGCCGGTCTCCTTCATCGTGCCCCGCGACCGCGAAGGGCTGGAGCTCGTCGACGACTTCGACGGCATGGGCCAGCGGCTCACCGCGAGCGGCACCACCAACCTGCACGACATGACGGTCTTCGCCCACGAGATCCGCCACCGCGCCATCTCGCGCGACCGCCGGTCGCCGGTGACACCGTTCCTGCAGCTCTACCTGGGTGCCGTCCAGGCGGGGATCGCCCGCAACGCGCTCGCCGACGCCGTGGCCTTCGCCCGCGAACGGGCCCGGCCGATCCGGCACAGCAGTGCCGAGCGGTCCGTCGACGACCCCTACGTGCAGCTCGCGGTCGGCGAGATCTCCGCGCGGGCCTTCGCCGCCGAGTCGGTGATCCTCGCCGCCGCGAGCACGATCGACGAGGTCTGGGCCGCGGACTTCGACAACGATCTGCTGACGACGGCGTCGGTGACGGTCGCGCAGGCCCAGTTCCTCGCCGCAGAGGCCGCCCTGCGAGCTTCGGAGCTCGTCTTCGACGTGGGCGGCGGCTCGGCCACGGCCCGCGAGCACAACCTGGACCGGCACTGGCGCAACGCCCGCACCGTCGCCAATCACAATCCCCGCCTCTGGAAGGCGGCAGTCGTCGGCGCCTACCGCCTGACCGGCGCGGAGCCCCCGACGAGCGGGCTCTTCTAA
- a CDS encoding dipeptide ABC transporter ATP-binding protein translates to MPTPLIEVENLYAGFAARPTAVDGISFTIERGECLALVGESGSGKSVTARTLVGLTGLHSRVRAESLRFDGEDLQGLAESRWRRIRGARIGFVLQDALSSLDPLRPVGREIAEPLKLHTTLTKVARQAKVLELLASVGVPEPELRAGQYPHQLSGGLRQRALIASAIACGPELLIADEPTTALDATIQAQILALLQELKAATSLLIVSHDLSVVARLADRVAVMRDGRIVEQGTTAQVLHDPRHDYTKALLAAVPATHAKGTRLSSAALVPQHRLLEEGEGILRKLEPVAGRDAGGGAADRLRPADDRRPNGGDPVISARELVKSFEGHDKVTRTVVSGVSFDLHPGETVGIVGESGSGKTTTARIVLGLEKPDSGTVSLHGRRWDSLRPVEQRAERRRLQVIYQDPLSSFDPRYTVERIIGEALGVIGLNGSARRDRTVELLELVSLDADYLKRRPLELSGGQRQRIAIARALAPEPEVIVCDEPVSALDVSVQAQILDLLADLQERLGVAYLFISHDLGVIHHVSDRVLVMKDGEVVEAGDVRQIFDAPAHDYTRALLGAVSTLALSK, encoded by the coding sequence ATGCCCACCCCGCTGATCGAGGTCGAGAACCTCTACGCGGGCTTCGCCGCCCGCCCCACCGCCGTCGACGGCATCTCCTTCACCATCGAGCGCGGCGAGTGCCTCGCGCTGGTCGGCGAGTCCGGCTCCGGGAAGAGCGTCACCGCCCGCACGCTGGTCGGCCTCACCGGCCTCCATTCGCGGGTACGCGCAGAGTCCCTCCGCTTCGACGGTGAGGACCTGCAGGGGCTGGCCGAGAGCCGCTGGCGCCGCATCCGGGGCGCCCGCATCGGCTTCGTGCTCCAGGACGCACTGTCCTCCCTGGACCCGCTGCGCCCGGTCGGTCGGGAGATCGCCGAGCCGCTCAAGCTGCACACAACGCTCACCAAGGTCGCCCGGCAGGCGAAGGTGCTGGAGCTGCTCGCGTCGGTGGGCGTACCGGAGCCGGAACTGCGGGCCGGGCAGTACCCGCACCAGCTCTCCGGCGGCCTGCGGCAGCGGGCGCTGATCGCCTCGGCGATCGCCTGCGGGCCGGAGCTGCTCATCGCCGACGAACCCACCACCGCGCTCGACGCCACGATCCAGGCCCAGATCCTGGCGCTGCTGCAAGAGTTGAAGGCGGCGACATCGCTGCTGATCGTCAGCCACGACCTCTCCGTGGTGGCGCGCCTCGCGGACCGGGTGGCGGTGATGCGCGACGGCAGGATCGTCGAGCAGGGCACCACCGCGCAGGTGCTCCACGACCCGCGGCACGACTACACGAAGGCGCTGCTCGCGGCGGTGCCGGCCACCCATGCCAAGGGCACCCGGCTCTCCTCGGCCGCGCTCGTGCCGCAGCACCGGCTGCTGGAGGAGGGCGAGGGCATCCTGCGGAAGCTGGAGCCGGTCGCCGGGCGGGACGCGGGAGGCGGCGCGGCGGATCGGCTCCGCCCGGCCGACGATCGCCGGCCGAACGGCGGCGACCCCGTCATCTCCGCCCGTGAGCTGGTCAAGTCCTTCGAGGGCCACGACAAGGTCACCCGGACCGTCGTCAGCGGCGTCTCGTTCGACCTGCACCCCGGCGAGACCGTCGGCATCGTCGGCGAATCCGGCTCCGGCAAGACGACGACCGCGCGCATCGTGCTCGGCCTGGAGAAGCCCGACAGCGGCACGGTCAGCCTGCACGGCCGCCGCTGGGACAGCCTGCGCCCGGTCGAGCAGCGCGCCGAGCGGCGGCGGCTCCAGGTCATCTACCAGGACCCGCTCAGCTCCTTCGACCCGCGCTACACCGTCGAGCGGATCATCGGCGAGGCCCTCGGCGTGATCGGCCTGAACGGCTCAGCTCGCCGCGACCGGACCGTCGAGCTGCTGGAACTCGTCAGCCTCGACGCCGACTACCTCAAGCGGCGCCCGTTGGAACTCTCCGGCGGCCAGCGGCAGCGCATCGCCATCGCCCGTGCCCTGGCACCGGAGCCCGAGGTGATCGTCTGCGACGAACCGGTATCGGCGCTCGACGTCTCGGTCCAGGCGCAGATTCTCGACCTCCTCGCCGACCTGCAGGAACGCCTCGGGGTCGCCTACCTGTTCATCTCGCACGACCTGGGCGTCATCCACCACGTCAGCGACCGGGTCCTCGTCATGAAGGACGGCGAGGTGGTCGAGGCGGGCGACGTACGCCAGATCTTCGACGCACCGGCCCACGACTACACCCGGGCGCTGCTCGGTGCCGTTTCGACGCTCGCCCTCTCGAAGTAA
- a CDS encoding ABC transporter permease codes for MTVLTARRSLPALALPTRRWRFRPGLILGVGYLVLLVVAAIAPGLLTSHDPLEISTAGAFVPPSGEHLLGTDQSGRDILARMIYGARSSLIMGLGATAIGVTVGSVVGLIAGLANRFVEGTIMRLIDVTLSIPDLLMALVVVTLLGTGTVNALFAVAFASIPYYARLLRAQAHVVRRSTYVEAATALGLRRWTVIRRHVLPNAFKPLIGLATIGIGNAIGAGASLSFLGLGTKPPAPEWGNMLSLGIQYISNDWLMVAIPGLAITLTVLAVTVVGRDLKRRSEGRAV; via the coding sequence ATGACAGTGCTCACCGCCCGGCGGAGCCTGCCGGCTCTCGCGCTGCCGACCCGGCGCTGGCGGTTCCGACCGGGCCTGATCCTCGGCGTCGGCTACCTGGTCCTGCTCGTCGTCGCGGCGATCGCGCCGGGCCTGCTCACCAGCCACGACCCGCTGGAGATCAGCACGGCCGGCGCCTTCGTCCCGCCCAGCGGGGAGCACCTGCTCGGCACCGACCAGTCCGGCCGCGACATCCTCGCCCGCATGATCTACGGCGCGCGGTCGTCGCTGATCATGGGCCTCGGCGCGACCGCGATCGGCGTCACCGTCGGCTCGGTGGTCGGGCTGATCGCCGGACTCGCCAACCGCTTCGTCGAGGGCACGATCATGCGGCTGATCGACGTCACGCTCTCCATTCCCGACCTGCTCATGGCGCTCGTCGTCGTCACGCTGCTCGGCACGGGCACCGTCAACGCGCTCTTCGCGGTCGCCTTCGCGAGCATCCCCTACTATGCCCGGCTGCTGCGGGCGCAGGCCCACGTCGTACGGCGCTCGACCTATGTGGAGGCAGCGACGGCGCTCGGCCTGCGTCGCTGGACGGTGATCCGGCGGCACGTGCTGCCCAACGCCTTCAAACCGCTCATCGGGCTCGCCACGATCGGCATCGGCAACGCGATCGGTGCGGGCGCCTCGCTCAGCTTCCTCGGCCTCGGCACCAAGCCGCCCGCGCCGGAGTGGGGCAACATGCTCTCCCTCGGCATCCAGTACATCTCCAACGACTGGCTGATGGTCGCCATCCCCGGCCTCGCGATCACCCTCACCGTGCTCGCCGTCACGGTCGTCGGCCGCGACCTCAAGCGCCGCTCCGAAGGAAGGGCCGTCTGA
- a CDS encoding ABC transporter permease has translation MGIWKRIGTRLVAGIGVLWGAATLSFIALHVTAGDAALATVAGDGANPTQAVLDRVRTDYGLDLPLYQQYLNYLGRLLTGDLGESYQQRVSVAKAIGEQLGETVQLALSAAVVAVVLAVGVAILTARRRPWIRSTASGIELVLTSFPTFVLGLVLLIIFSFKAGWFPVSGNEGFAALVLPTFTLALPIAATLSQVLRTELEEVLEQPFILTARSRGMREASVRLGHALRHALIQIVTMSGFVIGGLLGGAVITETLFVRRGVGQLMLTATTTKDIPLVLGVVIFAATVYVVVNLIVDIVYGLIDPRVVTS, from the coding sequence ATGGGCATCTGGAAGAGGATCGGCACCAGGCTCGTGGCCGGGATCGGTGTGCTCTGGGGGGCGGCGACGCTGTCGTTCATCGCGCTGCACGTGACGGCGGGCGACGCGGCCCTGGCGACCGTCGCCGGTGACGGGGCCAACCCGACACAGGCGGTCCTCGACCGGGTGCGTACCGACTACGGCCTGGACCTCCCGCTCTACCAGCAGTACCTGAACTATCTCGGCAGGCTCCTCACCGGTGACCTGGGTGAGTCCTACCAGCAGCGCGTCTCGGTGGCGAAGGCGATCGGCGAGCAGCTGGGCGAGACGGTACAGCTGGCGCTGAGCGCGGCGGTCGTGGCGGTCGTCCTGGCGGTGGGGGTCGCGATCCTCACCGCCAGGCGGCGGCCGTGGATCCGCTCCACGGCATCCGGGATCGAGCTCGTGCTCACATCCTTCCCCACCTTCGTGCTCGGCCTGGTGCTGCTGATCATTTTCTCGTTCAAGGCGGGCTGGTTCCCGGTCTCCGGCAACGAAGGGTTCGCGGCGCTGGTGCTGCCCACCTTCACCCTGGCGCTGCCGATCGCGGCGACGCTCTCGCAGGTGCTGCGCACGGAGCTGGAGGAGGTGCTGGAGCAGCCGTTCATCCTCACCGCGCGGAGCCGGGGCATGCGCGAGGCGTCGGTGCGCCTCGGCCACGCCCTGCGGCACGCGCTGATCCAGATCGTCACCATGTCGGGCTTCGTCATCGGCGGCCTGCTCGGCGGCGCGGTGATCACCGAGACCCTCTTCGTACGCCGGGGCGTCGGGCAGCTCATGCTCACCGCCACCACGACCAAGGACATCCCGCTCGTGCTCGGCGTCGTCATCTTCGCGGCCACCGTCTACGTCGTGGTCAACCTCATCGTCGACATCGTCTACGGCCTCATCGACCCCCGGGTGGTTACGTCATGA